In Centropristis striata isolate RG_2023a ecotype Rhode Island chromosome 15, C.striata_1.0, whole genome shotgun sequence, a genomic segment contains:
- the ccdc92bb gene encoding coiled-coil domain-containing protein 92: MDAGRLEQQVASVERGIAFLKQEHLAMLTGLQLEITHLKRRCHELSCELDSRFPDRSTEEEEAELAARCEAAVRLLEDQQCMMVAARGELRAGRARASALGRNLREEERHFLEELKRRSHKITLLSRELQRQNVTTTTLCHELHAARLKLFQQRQSTESGAEGEEEPRGKEEEEEEDDEDDDYEGEGSDWLLSPPPPVSPSQSDTRHKRRVTVREERVRACVPQERVTSPQRPHPMPDPALFLVPLRYRLLRLRQPIRTQEGEGLEDEWEDIEDSRVHRRVDMGAGEGETAL; this comes from the exons ATGGACGCCGGCAGGCTGGAGCAGCAGGTGGCCAGTGTGGAGAGAGGCATCGCCTTCCTGAAGCAGGAGCACCTAGCCATGCTGACAGGCCTGCAGCTGGAGATCACACACCTGAAGAGGCGCTGCCACG AGCTGAGCTGTGAGCTGGACTCCAGGTTTCCTGACAGAAGCACAGAAG aggaggaggcggagcttGCAGCCCGCTGCGAGGCCGCAGTGCGTCTCCTCGAGGACCAGCAGTGCATGATGGTCGCTGCACGCGGGGAGCTCCGGGCCGGCCGGGCGCGGGCGTCCGCACTGGGACGGAACCTCAGGGAGGAGGAGCGGCATTTCCTGGAGGAGCTGAAACGCCGCAGCCATAAGATCACGCTGCTGAGCCGTGAGCTGCAACGCCAAAACGTCACCACGACCACCCTCTGCCATGAGCTGCACGCCGCACGCTTAAAACTGTTCCAGCAACGGCAGAGCACCGAGTCTGGTGCAGAGGGTGAGGAGGAGCCCAGAggtaaggaggaggaggaggaagaggatgatgaagatgatgattaTGAAGGAGAGGGGTCAGACTGGCTTCTGTCTCCACCTCCCCCGGTATCCCCCAGCCAATCAGACACCAGACACAAGAGGCGTGTCACCGTGCGGGAGGAGAGGGTCAGAGCATGCGTCCCCCAGGAGAGAGTGACATCACCCCAGAGGCCACACCCGATGCCCGACCCCGCCCTCTTCCTGGTGCCACTCAGGTACCGCCTCCTCCGCTTACGCCAGCCAATCAGAACgcaggagggggaggggctGGAGGACGAGTGGGAGGATATAGAGGACAGCAGGGTGCACAGGAGGGTGGACATGGGAGCCGGAGAGGGAGAAACTGCTCTGTGA